A genomic window from Thunnus maccoyii chromosome 2, fThuMac1.1, whole genome shotgun sequence includes:
- the bglapl gene encoding bone gamma-carboxyglutamate (gla) protein, like yields the protein MKTLTLLSICALLSVCWSMGAVEPEVVVDDVADTSAEAAAADPAAADPAADTAAAAPDSSSSSSDSSDSSSSSESDSASSSASDSNSSSDSSASDSNSSSDSSASDSSSSSSSSSSSSSSSSSSSSSSSESSSSESSSSESTSSESDSSASDSSASDSSASDSSSSSSSSSSSSESASTEASQVVVKRDLAAVLLRRRRAAPAGDLSPLQLESLREVCELNIACDEMADTAGIVAAYVAYYGPVPF from the exons ATGAAGACTCTgactctcctctccatctgtgcGCTTCTGTCGGTGTGCTGGTCCATGGGAG CCGTTGAGCCCGAGGTCGTAGTTGACGATGTTGCCGACACGTCTGctgaagctgcagctgctgacCCCGCAGCTGCTGACCCTGCAGCTGACACCGCAGCTGCCGCCCCGGattcatcctcctcatcctctgaCTCCTCtgactcttcctcctcctccgagTCCGATTCAGCCTCGTCCTCTGCATCTGACTCAAACTCCTCCTCTGACTCTTCAGCATCCGACTCAAACTCAAGCTCCGACTCTTCAGCCTCTGAttcgtcctcttcctcctcctcctcctcctcctcgtcctcctcctcctcatcctcctcttcctcctcctctgaatccTCTTCCTCTGAATCCTCTTCCTCTGAGTCCACCTCTTCTGAGTCTGACTCCTCAGCATCTGACTCCTCTGCTTCTGACTCCTCTGCTTCTgattcttcctcttcttcttcatcttcctcatcttcctcagAGTCAGCCAGTACTGAAG CTTCTCAAGTGGTTGTGAAGAGAGACCTGGCTGCCGTCCTCCTGAGGAGAAgaagagctgctccagcaggaGACCTCAGCCCCCTCCAGTTGGAAAG CCTCAGAGAGGTGTGTGAGCTGAACATCGCCTGTGACGAGATGGCTGACACCGCCGGCATTGTGGCAGCTTACGTCGCCTACTATGGACCCGTCCCCTTCTAA